The Listeria sp. PSOL-1 genome includes a region encoding these proteins:
- the menA gene encoding 1,4-dihydroxy-2-naphthoate polyprenyltransferase: MSFSTFLKLVEIQTKIASVFPFMIGTLFVVYQYQVFDWQNTLIFFSSMFIFDLTTTAINNYMDYRKATDNHNYDFRKTSNVIGKYHMKARAVIILIFTMFFSASLLGIWLLVRTDLLVLFIGFACFCVGILYTFGPVPLSRMPLGEFFSGVTMGFGIFFLAVYVNAYAAGIANLIWQGEWLFLRVNVVEIIRIGIISLPCIFTTANIMLANNICDLEEDIRNHRYTLPYYIGRKAAVLLFNILYYTSFLAIVVAVVIDFLHPIMLLSLLIVYPVMQNLAKFNREQVKERTFAISIKNFILINATLVLLMGASVFCSLF, translated from the coding sequence TTGAGCTTTTCAACTTTTCTTAAATTAGTAGAAATTCAAACTAAAATTGCCAGTGTTTTCCCCTTTATGATTGGGACATTGTTTGTCGTTTATCAATACCAGGTATTTGATTGGCAGAATACGCTTATCTTTTTTAGTTCGATGTTTATTTTTGATTTAACGACTACGGCAATTAATAACTATATGGATTACCGGAAAGCAACAGATAATCATAACTATGATTTTCGGAAAACAAGCAATGTTATTGGTAAATATCACATGAAGGCGCGAGCAGTTATTATACTTATTTTTACCATGTTTTTCAGTGCAAGCTTGCTTGGTATCTGGCTTTTGGTGCGGACGGACTTGCTTGTTCTTTTTATTGGGTTTGCTTGTTTTTGTGTTGGGATTTTATATACTTTTGGTCCTGTGCCACTTTCGCGTATGCCACTAGGAGAATTTTTTTCTGGTGTAACAATGGGGTTTGGAATTTTTTTCTTAGCAGTCTATGTCAATGCTTATGCCGCTGGAATTGCGAACCTCATTTGGCAAGGGGAATGGCTATTCCTACGAGTGAATGTGGTTGAGATTATTCGCATTGGTATTATTTCTTTACCATGTATTTTTACAACAGCCAATATTATGTTAGCTAATAATATTTGTGACTTAGAAGAGGACATCCGGAATCATCGCTATACACTTCCCTATTATATAGGAAGAAAAGCGGCTGTTTTATTGTTTAATATTTTGTATTATACTTCATTTTTAGCAATCGTGGTCGCTGTCGTCATTGATTTTTTGCACCCAATTATGTTATTATCGCTACTGATTGTTTATCCTGTTATGCAAAATTTAGCAAAGTTCAATCGAGAACAAGTAAAAGAAAGGACATTTGCTATTAGTATTAAAAATTTTATTTTAATTAATGCTACATTGGTGTTATTGATGGGAGCAAGTGTTTTCTGTTCGCTGTTTTAA
- the pplA gene encoding extracellular electron transfer flavoprotein PplA translates to MEVKKVAMGVTAVVASSMLLVACGNTNPTSDQKNTNTRQKNTADKITKTDGTLTDGTYKLEEQNADKNGWKAFMSMKVTDGKITKANYDYKDKDGKLKSADADYEKTMKEKTGVGPKEYLKQLNDALVKKQAANQVAVVAGATHSSNTFRNYANQLIQAAQKGDTTTIEINNDAKMKDGKYSLEEKNYAHNYRVVFTMEVKDGKITKSDYNYVNKDGQKKTDDADYEKNMKEKTGVGPKEYIPALNKSFEKKQEPGEVDTVSGATESSTQFVTYAAQLKNAAQKGDTSKIVVYNKVESE, encoded by the coding sequence ATGGAAGTAAAAAAAGTAGCAATGGGAGTAACTGCTGTTGTAGCGTCAAGCATGTTGCTTGTAGCTTGTGGCAACACTAATCCAACGTCAGACCAGAAAAATACAAACACAAGGCAAAAAAATACAGCAGATAAAATCACTAAAACAGACGGTACTTTAACAGATGGCACTTACAAGTTAGAAGAACAAAATGCTGACAAAAATGGTTGGAAAGCATTTATGTCTATGAAAGTAACAGATGGTAAAATTACAAAAGCAAACTACGATTACAAAGATAAAGATGGCAAATTAAAATCTGCTGACGCTGACTACGAAAAAACAATGAAAGAAAAAACAGGCGTTGGCCCTAAAGAATACTTAAAACAATTGAATGATGCTCTAGTGAAAAAACAAGCGGCTAACCAAGTTGCTGTTGTTGCTGGTGCAACACATTCTTCTAATACATTCAGAAATTACGCTAATCAACTAATCCAAGCAGCTCAAAAAGGCGATACTACAACAATTGAAATCAATAATGATGCTAAAATGAAAGATGGCAAATATTCACTTGAAGAAAAAAATTATGCACATAATTACCGCGTCGTTTTCACAATGGAAGTAAAAGATGGGAAAATTACTAAATCTGATTATAATTACGTAAACAAAGATGGCCAAAAGAAAACAGATGACGCTGACTATGAAAAAAATATGAAAGAAAAAACAGGTGTTGGCCCTAAAGAATATATCCCAGCCCTTAACAAATCGTTTGAGAAAAAACAAGAACCAGGAGAGGTAGATACAGTATCTGGTGCAACAGAATCTTCTACCCAATTTGTAACCTACGCTGCGCAACTTAAAAATGCAGCTCAAAAAGGTGATACATCTAAAATTGTAGTTTATAATAAAGTCGAATCTGAATGA